One segment of Candidatus Arsenophonus lipoptenae DNA contains the following:
- the rpsG gene encoding 30S ribosomal protein S7: MARRRVIGQRKILSDPKFGSELLAKFINILMVDGKKSIAEKIAYNALEFLAKRVGKDHLEAFEIALDNVRPAVEVKSRRVGGSTYQVPIEVRSIRRNTLAMRWIVESARKRSDKSMSLRLAIELYEAFENKGTAVKKREDIHRIAEANKAFAHYRW; this comes from the coding sequence ATGGCACGTCGTCGCGTAATTGGCCAACGTAAGATTCTCTCGGATCCTAAATTTGGATCAGAGTTGTTAGCCAAATTTATTAATATTTTAATGGTAGATGGTAAAAAATCTATTGCAGAAAAAATTGCATATAATGCACTTGAATTTTTGGCTAAACGGGTTGGTAAAGATCATTTAGAAGCTTTTGAAATAGCTCTAGATAATGTTCGTCCAGCAGTTGAAGTGAAATCACGTCGTGTTGGTGGTTCAACTTATCAAGTCCCTATTGAAGTAAGATCTATTCGTCGTAATACATTAGCAATGAGATGGATTGTTGAATCTGCGCGTAAGCGTAGTGATAAATCAATGTCTTTGCGTTTAGCTATTGAGTTATATGAAGCATTTGAAAACAAAGGTACTGCTGTGAAAAAACGTGAGGATATACATCGTATTGCAGAAGCTAATAAAGCATTTGCACATTATCGTTGGTAA
- the rpsL gene encoding 30S ribosomal protein S12, with translation MGTINQLVRKPRISKIIKSKVPALESCPQKRGVCTRVYTTTPKKPNSALRKVCRVRLTNGYEVSAYIGGEGHNLQEHSVVLIRGGRVKDLPGVRYHTIRGALDCSGVQDRKQGRSKYGTKMSKS, from the coding sequence ATGGGCACTATTAATCAACTAGTTCGTAAACCACGTATTTCAAAGATTATAAAAAGCAAGGTCCCAGCACTGGAATCTTGTCCTCAAAAACGTGGGGTATGTACTCGTGTATATACTACTACCCCTAAAAAACCTAATTCAGCACTACGTAAAGTATGCCGCGTTCGTTTAACTAATGGTTATGAAGTATCTGCTTATATTGGTGGTGAGGGACATAATTTACAGGAGCACTCAGTAGTTCTAATTCGTGGTGGTCGTGTTAAAGATTTACCTGGAGTTAGATATCATACAATTAGAGGTGCATTAGACTGTTCTGGTGTACAAGATCGAAAACAAGGTCGATCTAAATATGGTACAAAGATGTCTAAGTCTTAA
- the tusB gene encoding sulfurtransferase complex subunit TusB: MLCAISASPYYNDFSSLINLLTKQDEVLLLQNGVLMGHKIYSKNKDNKYVTQLRNKGIHIFALEDDVDARGLTLYMSSYIRQISYIDFVQLTVKHQQYFSW; encoded by the coding sequence ATGCTATGCGCTATTTCTGCTTCTCCTTATTACAATGATTTTAGTTCATTGATTAATTTATTAACAAAACAAGATGAGGTTTTATTATTACAAAATGGTGTTTTGATGGGACATAAAATATATTCTAAAAATAAAGATAATAAGTATGTAACACAATTAAGAAATAAAGGAATTCATATTTTTGCTCTAGAAGATGATGTAGATGCAAGAGGATTAACGTTATACATGTCGTCTTATATCCGTCAGATATCTTATATTGATTTTGTACAATTAACAGTAAAACATCAACAATATTTTTCTTGGTAA
- the tusC gene encoding sulfurtransferase complex subunit TusC, translated as MKKIAFVFMKIPHGTSSSQEGLEALLASFALTKDIGVFFISDGVCQLLTKQNPNKILTRDYIVTYKLLELYDINTCYICQEDLEIRGFSIDSCFILPVTVISANVLRRSLAEYDVILTF; from the coding sequence ATGAAAAAAATAGCTTTTGTGTTTATGAAAATACCCCATGGTACTTCTAGTAGCCAAGAAGGACTAGAAGCACTACTTGCTAGTTTTGCTTTAACTAAAGATATTGGTGTTTTTTTTATTTCTGATGGTGTATGTCAATTGTTGACAAAACAAAATCCTAATAAAATATTGACACGTGATTATATAGTAACTTATAAATTATTGGAATTATATGATATTAATACTTGTTATATTTGCCAGGAAGATTTAGAAATAAGAGGGTTTTCTATTGATAGCTGTTTTATCCTACCAGTAACGGTTATTTCTGCTAATGTTCTTAGACGTAGTTTAGCAGAATATGATGTGATTTTAACTTTCTAA
- the tusD gene encoding sulfurtransferase complex subunit TusD — protein MNKLSNLHKSKNTYNDSKKSLTYCLLVTGPAYGTQQAINAWKFANTLVMEGHILKTIFFYQEGVYNGNKFISPASDEFNLLIGWKTLAQKIGCKLNICVTGALRRGIINDIEVKNKNLTFANLDKDFVLSGLVSLTNEMLICDRTIQF, from the coding sequence ATGAATAAATTAAGTAATTTACATAAAAGTAAAAATACTTATAATGATTCTAAAAAATCATTAACTTACTGTCTTTTAGTAACAGGACCAGCTTATGGGACCCAACAAGCTATAAATGCATGGAAATTTGCTAATACTTTAGTTATGGAAGGACATATATTAAAAACTATTTTTTTTTATCAAGAGGGTGTATACAATGGTAATAAATTTATTTCACCTGCTAGTGATGAATTTAATTTACTTATTGGATGGAAAACATTAGCACAAAAAATAGGATGCAAATTAAATATTTGTGTTACTGGTGCCCTTCGACGAGGTATTATTAACGACATAGAAGTAAAAAATAAAAACCTTACTTTTGCTAATTTAGATAAAGATTTTGTATTGAGTGGTTTAGTTAGTTTAACTAATGAAATGCTTATTTGTGATCGCACTATCCAATTTTGA
- the aroK gene encoding shikimate kinase AroK gives MAAKCNIFLIGPMGAGKSTIGRQLAQLLNMDFFDSDQEIERRTGADISWVFDLEGEKGFREREKKIINELTKKQGIVLATGGGTIKLKETRNRLSARGVVVYLKTTIKKQMIRTQHDKKRPLLQIEKFTLKTLEDLANERNPLYEEIADITIHNEDQTAKIIANQILILLKKVNFN, from the coding sequence ATGGCAGCAAAATGTAATATCTTTCTAATTGGTCCTATGGGTGCTGGGAAAAGCACTATTGGGCGCCAACTAGCACAATTACTTAATATGGATTTTTTTGATTCTGATCAAGAAATTGAACGACGTACTGGTGCTGATATAAGTTGGGTATTTGATTTAGAAGGAGAAAAAGGATTTCGAGAACGTGAAAAAAAAATAATTAACGAGCTTACAAAAAAACAAGGTATTGTCTTGGCGACAGGAGGAGGAACAATAAAATTAAAAGAAACACGCAATCGATTATCTGCACGTGGAGTAGTTGTTTATCTTAAAACTACAATTAAAAAACAAATGATACGAACACAACATGATAAAAAAAGACCTTTATTACAAATAGAAAAATTTACTTTAAAAACTTTAGAAGATCTAGCTAATGAACGTAATCCACTATACGAAGAAATTGCAGATATTACTATTCACAATGAAGATCAAACCGCTAAGATAATCGCTAATCAAATATTGATTTTATTAAAAAAAGTGAATTTCAACTGA
- the aroB gene encoding 3-dehydroquinate synthase, with protein MEKLIVKLGSKSYPISIASGLLNSKNIYSPLKSGEYTMIVTNKDIHHLYAKIIKSTLIQMGVKVDEIILPNGEQYKTLDVVNIIFTALLRKNHPRSTTLIALGGGVIGDLTGFAASCYKRGVRFIQIPTSLLSQIDSSIGGKTALNHPLGKNMIGTFYQPISVIIDLNSLKTLPSRQFFSGIAEIIKYGIILDYNFFCWIEKNINYILHCDEKIITYCIRHCCELKAKIIAKDEKETNGERILLNLGHTFGHAIETELGYGFWLHGEAVSAGIVMAAKTAELIGLLNFNDTERIVNLFKKAHLPTKGPAKMHAKDYLAHMIRDKKTEKNKFNLVLPSSIGKAGFYTDINKKIVLQAINQCLL; from the coding sequence ATGGAAAAATTAATAGTTAAACTAGGTTCTAAAAGTTATCCAATAAGTATTGCTTCTGGTTTACTTAATTCTAAAAATATATATTCACCTCTTAAAAGTGGTGAATATACCATGATTGTGACAAATAAAGATATACATCATCTTTATGCAAAAATTATAAAATCTACTCTTATTCAAATGGGTGTTAAAGTAGATGAAATTATTTTACCTAATGGAGAACAATATAAAACATTAGATGTTGTTAACATTATTTTTACTGCTTTATTAAGAAAAAATCATCCACGAAGCACCACTCTTATTGCCCTAGGTGGTGGTGTTATTGGTGATTTAACAGGATTTGCTGCCTCTTGTTATAAAAGAGGAGTTCGTTTTATCCAAATACCAACTTCTCTTTTATCACAAATAGATTCATCTATTGGTGGAAAAACAGCACTTAATCATCCATTAGGCAAAAATATGATAGGAACATTCTATCAACCAATATCAGTTATTATAGATTTAAATAGTTTAAAAACCTTACCAAGTCGTCAATTTTTTTCAGGTATAGCAGAAATCATTAAATATGGGATAATTTTAGATTATAATTTTTTTTGTTGGATAGAAAAAAATATTAATTATATTTTGCATTGTGATGAAAAAATAATTACTTATTGTATTCGTCATTGTTGTGAACTAAAAGCAAAAATAATTGCAAAAGATGAAAAAGAAACTAATGGGGAACGTATATTATTAAATTTAGGACATACCTTTGGTCATGCTATTGAAACTGAATTAGGATATGGTTTCTGGTTGCATGGTGAAGCAGTTTCAGCAGGTATAGTGATGGCCGCAAAAACTGCAGAATTAATTGGACTACTAAATTTCAATGATACTGAAAGGATTGTAAATTTATTTAAAAAAGCACATCTACCTACTAAAGGGCCGGCAAAAATGCATGCTAAAGATTATTTAGCTCATATGATAAGGGATAAAAAAACAGAAAAAAATAAATTTAATTTAGTATTACCAAGCTCTATTGGCAAAGCTGGTTTCTATACTGACATAAATAAAAAAATTGTTTTACAAGCAATAAACCAATGCCTTTTATAA
- a CDS encoding Dam family site-specific DNA-(adenine-N6)-methyltransferase, with translation MKKKRAFLKWAGGKFFMIEEIKKYLPEANCLVEPFVGAGSIFLNTNYNNYILADINNDLINLYNTVKYYNDSFILHARKLFNNKFNTAEQYYRLRTEFNLSSNSKRRSILFLYLNRHCYNGLCRYNAKGEFNVPFGCHKNPYFPENELYAFAEKAQKAIFICQHYKKTLLSVNNNSVVYCDPPYTPLSNTAKFMEYSKDRFGKQEQYILAKIAYLLSSTRGIPVLISNHDTPYTRKWYHNAKLNPVKSRRLISCNSLTRKKVNEILAFYNPTD, from the coding sequence ATGAAGAAAAAACGTGCTTTTTTAAAATGGGCTGGTGGTAAATTTTTTATGATAGAAGAAATAAAAAAATATTTACCAGAAGCTAATTGTTTAGTAGAACCATTTGTAGGTGCTGGCTCTATATTTTTAAATACTAATTACAATAATTATATCTTAGCAGATATTAATAATGATTTAATAAATTTATACAATACTGTAAAATATTACAATGATTCATTTATCCTACATGCACGTAAACTGTTTAATAACAAATTTAATACAGCTGAACAATACTATCGTCTACGTACTGAATTTAATCTATCAAGTAATTCTAAACGCCGTAGTATACTATTTTTATATCTTAATCGTCACTGCTATAATGGTTTATGTCGCTATAATGCAAAAGGAGAATTTAATGTTCCATTTGGATGTCATAAAAACCCTTATTTCCCTGAAAATGAATTATATGCGTTTGCTGAAAAAGCACAAAAAGCTATTTTTATTTGTCAACATTACAAAAAAACACTTTTATCAGTGAACAATAATTCTGTTGTTTACTGCGATCCTCCATATACACCACTTTCAAATACTGCCAAATTTATGGAATATAGCAAAGATAGATTCGGAAAACAGGAACAATACATACTAGCTAAGATTGCTTATCTATTATCTTCAACAAGAGGAATACCAGTATTGATATCAAATCATGATACACCATATACTAGAAAATGGTATCATAATGCTAAACTCAATCCAGTTAAATCTCGTAGACTAATCAGTTGTAATAGTCTGACTCGAAAAAAAGTAAATGAAATTTTAGCATTTTATAATCCAACTGATTAA
- the rpe gene encoding ribulose-phosphate 3-epimerase, with protein MKKFLIAPSILSANFACLGDEIEKVIQAGADIIHLDIMDNHYVPNLSFGPIICKSLRNYGINIPIDVHLMAKPVDRLIPNFAKAGATYITFHVEASEHIDYTVQLIKEYGCKAGLAFNPTTSLHYLDYIIDKLDIILIMSVNPGFGGQTFIPQTIKKLQKVSKVIKDNNYNILLEVDGGININNIINVVNAGANTFVIGSAIFNTKDYKSVINAIRKKLS; from the coding sequence ATGAAAAAATTTTTAATTGCACCATCTATTTTATCTGCAAATTTTGCATGTCTAGGTGATGAGATAGAAAAAGTAATTCAAGCCGGTGCTGATATTATACATTTGGATATTATGGATAATCATTACGTACCAAATCTATCATTTGGCCCAATAATATGCAAATCATTAAGAAATTACGGTATTAATATACCAATTGATGTGCATTTAATGGCAAAACCAGTAGATAGACTTATTCCTAATTTTGCTAAAGCAGGAGCAACTTATATTACTTTTCACGTTGAAGCTAGTGAGCATATAGATTATACTGTACAATTAATTAAAGAATATGGATGCAAAGCTGGCTTAGCATTCAATCCAACAACATCATTACATTATTTAGATTATATAATAGATAAATTAGATATAATATTAATTATGTCAGTAAATCCTGGTTTTGGTGGACAAACTTTTATTCCACAAACTATAAAAAAATTACAGAAAGTTAGCAAAGTAATAAAAGATAACAATTATAATATTTTATTAGAAGTAGATGGTGGTATTAACATTAATAATATTATTAATGTTGTAAATGCTGGTGCTAATACTTTTGTCATTGGCTCCGCAATTTTCAATACAAAAGACTATAAATCAGTAATTAATGCGATACGTAAAAAATTATCTTAA